CCTTGGCATGTAATTGAGAATATGGTCCAcgaaaatcatgaaattataTTACGCTCTCAATTTAACAATAACaaagtaacattttattttatattgtagaagtataataataataattataataacaacaacaatgtCTAAGAGGGTGCAAATGTTCGGATATGGACGTTTGCAACGTCCACCCAACACATAACATGCATAAAGTGTGGGTGAAGCCGCTGCAATTTATTCTGAAATTACAAATGATCAGAAGAAACTGATCAAATTTATTATGTTCATGGGAATTCATCACCCCCATAACCTTCTCCGGAGCCATAGCCACTACCATAGCCAGAGCCAGAGCCATAGCCAGAACCGCTgccgcctcctcctcctccaccaccacctcctcctccaccacctcctccacTTCCACCCCCACTTCCATATCCACTGCCACTTCCATATCCCGAGCCATAACCTGACCCACTTCCATTTCCTGAtcctccacctcctcctccgCCTTGGCCGCCTCCGccacctcctccacctccaGTCCCACCACCTGACCCATATCCTGACCCATACCCAGAACCGCTTCCGGACCCAAATCCAGACCCTGAAACACCCCCAGatcctccaccaccacctccacctcctcccttgccaccaccacctcctcctgcAGTACCATATCCAGAACCACTCCCAGACCCGTAACCTGAACCATAGCCTGAACCGGACCCAACTCCTGAActacctccaccaccaccaccacctccccCTCCTCCACCGCCACCTCCACTCTTCCCAACTATGACCTTTGGTGATCTCGTGGCAAAGGTAAGGTCAGCAAGGAGCAAAGCCAAGAATGCAGCAGCAACCAACCTAGAGCTGGCCATTTCGGAAATACCAAAACTCGACGTAGGGTGACTAAGATTAATATGGAGATCAAGATTCCTCCGTGTTTACTGATCACTCTGAGCAATCGGTACCTTGCGAGTGAAAAAGGTCAAGACAGGGCGTCTATATATAGGCATCGTAAAGGTGACATTTTCCCACATTCTGGTAGCTTCGTTTATTGTCACTTCAGTGCAATGGATCATAAAAAGATAATTCGAAACGCCTGTTCTTCTTGGCTAGTGGTACTGTTGGTAGTGGGGGTAGAGATGGTGCAATTCTGCGCGATCATATGTTGGTGGACTCCCTTCTTGATCTTGTCTGCATGCAAATTCTCTCTATAGAACGTTAAAGTTAACCTCCACTTTTGACTTGATGGATCCTGAAACGTAGCTTTGGAGATGGGACCCATGCATGAAATGTAATCCCCACTTCGTTAATCTGTTCATACTTGAAGTCCTCACTGCACAGGGACGGAGGAACgcattaatattttcttttttttatttgttgtggGGGAGGGGTTCTCTTTGAAAAAGACGTGATATTGATCTTGTATTTCAGTTGAAGTAAATCTCTGTGCAAATCATACAAAGGTATATTTACAAGGTTTTTTCGGATTAATTAGAAACAACTAGAAactcaatttttcttttgttttttaatataaacgGCATGCGGCCTTGAATCCAGTATTGGATATATGAAGGCCTAAAATGAGTTTGATATACCAGGCATGTGGGTGGAGAGAGACATTAGTTTAGTCGAAattgatgaatatatatatattttttttttatcaaatgggAATATCAATCTAAAATCAAGACAAGTGTTACTgccacaattttttatttttattttttttataaaagtctatatataaattgacgtgagtacttgatataatatgttaaattttttttgatataaaagtaattttataatctaatgcacaatatcaaatcacgtcaatttataagtttaattttataaaatcactttgtaGCTAAagtaatatgagtaatgttaagtaaaaatcttaaataaacaGGCCTAGTCACGCATGCAAACACTCAATAAAAAAGTAAGtcatactaaaaataataatttcttttacactttttaagATAAGatctattctttttataaaaaaaaaaaattgtgatgagacttatctatttaaacaCGCATAAATCATATATTTCTCATAAGATAAACGTGGCATCGATGTAGAAAATGTAGACCTTCTAAGAGTATTAGTAGTAGACTAAAAAAAGtttgaccaaaatttagttagagaattcacttttataaatttagttagtcacttttcaacaacatcaaataaaaaactcttcaaatctatcactattttattaaaatattaattttaaaattttcatttattttaattgtaattgtaatttgaatatttatttgttattaaaaaaatatatattaattttctaatattcatattattcttaacgaatataattttctaacaatcttttttttacatcggtcatattctttcaactgatatattttttcaaataacatattttttcaataatcatatattcacaacaaatatattttttctatagtaTTTTTACGGAGGAGAAACAACAAGTAAGGAGAAAAGAATTGTTTAtggtgaaaataatatttatccaGTTCAAAGGATTGGCTAGATTTATCCAATGAATTAATTTTAGgctaaaattattgtttcattTATTGAAtctattatagtaattttttgtaCAACCTatctaaattttgattaaaatttgGTGAAGTTGAGTACACTGTTAAGAGACCAGCACGTACGTGTCTGGAGTGTAGTGACTAGTGATGCTACCGGGTAAGCCAATCATGACATTATACACGTGGGAAACCCTAAAATCCCACGCCACAAGCTCCCACTAAAACTCACCTACCCCAAAGTACCACAAGTCCTTCCCCCGAATCACCATTGCTGAAGTGCGTTCCTTTTCTGCAACTTTAAGCTTAGAATGACAAATGGCACCATGTTTTCATACTTGCCGGCTTTCTTTGTGGCCATATATGCAAAGCTAGCTTGCTTGCACTTTGTCTTCAATCATAGCAATATACGATAGCCTTTATTATACTCTTACGCCAAAAAGCATGGGCTTCATGTTATAATggccatcttttttttttaattggacaTGAATGATCATCAACCACATTTTGTGAGCGAAATCTGTATTGCATTCTCGACGCACGTTATTGATAATGATAACGTTTACAGTAATTCTATGTATActaatattatgtaattatttttttaaaaaaaataagatttattataaaaaagttagtttttttttttcatttaagtatcgtatttactcactttttttaaagtcatTGTGCGCTTGCGAAtttcacgattgcaaatatattatttatctaacgtttatgctatcaattaatcaCTAAATGCATGGGTTGGAGGACACAgacatatgttattaatattgtGATGGGATAAAAATACACCAGGCTTAAAATAGTTTTCAAGACCCAGTCCATTAAATGAGTtatcactagaagacaaaatgagtgagagggagaggtgacAAGAGAGGACAAAGGGGTGAGGGCGTCatgagaaagtgaaaaatgGAGAGACGGTCAGACACACAAGGCAGAAATCCCTACCACTACCTAGGTGCACGCATGAAGAGGGTCAGATAAAAGCCTACGATTTTGGAGACTTCGACCTCTTCCGACTTTtggacttcttcttcaacttgaGGGCTCCAAAGAAAACCGCTTTTCTAGAAAATAGATCTGCAGTTTCCATTGTAcagtaaaaaataagagattgtGAGAGATTATAAACAAGtttattatagtggaatcttCCCTTCCCAAACCTCCATAGACGTAAACGTAGTACCGAATCACATAAATATGTGTGCTtatctcttcttattttctcagcatttaaatattgttcatcgtTATGGTGGGGCTCCACACATCACCGATCGAGGCTAAACCCATCTCAACACATGATTTCACTTCTATTCCGGACTCTATGTTTTTTGACgttaacaaatataataatgacTAATTAGAAACAAAGGCAATTTTTCTTCGATTTGTGAAATTATTCTGAAAGAACAGTACTAGAGATTAGTAGTAGCAGTAATAGTGAATGCAGGCATTTTACGCGCGCAGAGTCTTTCCAAGTAATTGTATgctgatcaattaaattttcgcTAGCTAGCTTTTTGAAGTAATAAACGGTGTACGTGTGCATTTCTTGGGAACAATCTGCATGCATGTAGCTAACAAAAGAGATCAAAGAAAAACGACGAAGAAGCTAGCAGTGGGAAGTTCTCAaagcacctatatatatatatatatatatatatatatatatatatcagaaatgCTACGTACAACCGAGATATACAACTTTTGTGCAACCGGCTGACACAATTGAGACCCACTTATCACTTACTTCCTCCCTCCCGCTTTCTCTCCCATTTCATTTGTCTGTCTAtcaatcaaaaaatttaaaaactcgATTTAATGCTTCTCTCTTACAAGATGGACTATATCTCTGCATTTAATCACCCAGTCGTTCTTTCTTTGCAGAGTGTTCTGGCAACCTCAACTCTCTCAAatagaaaatgactatttgtaaaTAATCTTCAAGCatttgaagcaaaaaaaatcacacttataTCGTTGAACTTAGCTTTAAACATTACATATAACTAAAACTGAAAATCAAGAGgttatttaaacttaaaaatcacaaatcatATCATGCTTCAAAGTCTTTGCTCTTGTGAAACAGACAGATGAAACGCTTCAGCGGTACtgcaagaaaaaatagaatccacccaaaatcatatcaaattagGAAACAATTAGAACCCAATAATTAGAGTAGGATAATAAattcattagaaaaataatattttaccgaaGCCAATTTTCTTGGCGTTACTGCGGAAGCATTGCCTATCAAGCAAAGAAAAAGGCAACACAAAACTAAAGTCGGTACCTTCAAACTTTTTAAGCTAATCCCAGACCACGTATAAAATCACAACTAGAAGGAATGAGTCATAAAAATCCAATGCACGAAAATTAATTCCTTTTAAAGATCCATCCACAAAAATTAATTCCTTTTAAATCCAATCTATGAGCTTGTTCTGTGTCTCAGCGAAAGAGGAAATTGGATAGCTGCGGAAGCAAGAGGCTTTGAGAGAGAGGAAacgaaatggagagagaaaaaaattaaaacttcaaTTAAATGAGCTGCCGGTTGGGCGCCGGTTTCACCACGCGGTTGTAAGAAATATTTCTCGCTTTCATTAATGCACGAGCAACAGGCCAGAATTGGCCAGTAGTAGTGTGAGCGTATGCAGACGAagatcaagatatatatatatatatatatatatatttctataatttaaaagagtctattttattactgtttattactgttcatcaacagtaatgagtagtaaataagttttttttttctttgcatatctctattactgtttattactgtccATCAACAGTAATGATGAACAGTGATAAACAATaaagtgggttttttttttttctttgtatgtttgtttgatttttctgtttctttttgggttcttccgtgtgaatgccaatgtacgacgtaataccacaatcgtgcgtggggaatgagaCAGAGGGAGATTGATTTAAATtctaacccttcatctttaatcttcagatttaatctaacggtagaaatttaaatattgatttaaactaacataaaataaataattaaaatataaatattctaccatacacttaaaattaacttcaatttataaaatactaatttttcatcattaaataaaagataaagttttactgaatatttttaagagaataatattatatcatacactaaaaatcaactttaatttataaaatactaattttttatcattaaataaatgatgaaattttactgtacatttttaagagaaaaaaactatctaattaatttgaatttttaatataatttaaatttcataataaatgatgaacataaataaattataattttatttttatacattagactattttaatattcgaaattacactttatttttttcttcaatttaacagatgtggcaaacgtacttttttttatcaattaaaaaatcttacgccatacaggattttacacagataccactaatttcaaagtaaccaagCTCATTCTAAATATCAGCGCAATCactgaatcaaataaatagcacaaacagaaaaaataataatactaataaaatatgaactaattaattactgtcgtcTGGCCGATCTGACGCTTCTGTCCTTGCCGACCTTACTATACTAGGATGACaattaaccttttatatatgtgtgcgtatatatatctccttatatttaaaagtgtgtatcgtctaatgaatagtaagatgaacagtaatgaacagtgataaacaatattcttattttatgcTTCCCTTCTTCGTccatttctacatcctcacagcaatcctatttacaaaataatcacaaaatatcacaaaaattattataaaataccacaacagatcacaaaatcaccacataCAATATCTTGAATTATATGTAATGATCAATAAACGAAGAGACCCATTTCGAGAGAGGGAGTTGCGAGGAGACGAGGGCTGCCATGGGGGCTTCGACTGTGGCTTGGGTCCATaggggtggtcgccggaggaagaggagctcaatggtggtggtgcggtggtgtGGAGACAACATACGGAGGCGGTATGGTGGAGAAACTGTGTGAGACCCATGCGGGAGAGAGACTTGCGAGGAGACGAGAGCTGCCATGGGGGCTTCGACGGTGGCTTGGGTCCATGAGGGTGATCGCCGGAGGAAGAggagctcgatggtggtggtgcgatGGTGCAGTGGCACAAGCGTTGAGACCCATTTCAAGTTGCTCGCGTGCGGcgaagggaggagctgccaagGGGCTTCGATGGTGGGGTTTGTTCGCCGGTAACGTGATTAATGACGAGGTCAGTGACACCCACGGTGGCGCACGGTTGCTTGAGGGAGAagatcgggtgagagagagaagctgTGGCTGAgcggaatgagagagagggaaaaagagaaagtgaggggaaaagaaactttttgggatttaaatataacacttcatcataactctctaaatttgatcaatggtgaaaatttaaatattgatttaaattaatttaaatactaatatttcatcattaaataaataatgaaattttgttaaatatttttaaaaaagtaaaactatataaataattagatttttaacataatttaaatatgataatatttttaattaactaaaga
This window of the Juglans regia cultivar Chandler chromosome 12, Walnut 2.0, whole genome shotgun sequence genome carries:
- the LOC108983072 gene encoding glycine-rich cell wall structural protein 2-like, translating into MASSRLVAAAFLALLLADLTFATRSPKVIVGKSGGGGGGGGGGGGGGGSSGVGSGSGYGSGYGSGSGSGYGTAGGGGGGKGGGGGGGGGSGGVSGSGFGSGSGSGYGSGYGSGGGTGGGGGGGGGQGGGGGGGSGNGSGSGYGSGYGSGSGYGSGGGSGGGGGGGGGGGGGGGGSGSGYGSGSGYGSGYGSGEGYGGDEFP